Within the Terriglobales bacterium genome, the region ATTCCATCGGCGGCAACATGGACGCCTTCACCGCCAAGGAGTGCGTCTGCTTCAACATCAAGGTCCTCGACGAGCACCTGCCCGTCGCCCTCGACGTGCTCAGCGATCTCGTGCTCAACCCCGTCTTCGATACCGAGGACATTTCCCGCGAGCGCGGCGTCATCCTGGAAGAAATCAAAATGGACGAGGACAATCCCGACTACCTCGTCCACGAAATCTTCACCCAGAATTTCTGGAACGGCCACCCGCTCGGCAAGCCCATCCTGGGTACGCGCGATACCGTGCGCCGCTTTGAGCACGATCTGCTGCACGACTACTGGAGGCAGCGCTTCTACCCCGGCAACCTCATCATCGCCGCCGCCGGCAATCTCAAACACCAGCACTTCGCGGATCTGGTGCGCAACCGCTTCGATTCACTCCGGCCCGGCAAGAATGGTTTCCACGAAACCGTTCCCCAGGTCGTGCCGCGCATCATCATGCGCAACAAGAAATCACTCGAGCAGGTGCAGATCTGCGTCGGCGTTCCCTCCGATCCCATCTCCCATGAAGGCCGCTACGCCGGCTACCTGCTCAACACCATGCTGGGCGGCGGCATGAGTTCGCGCCTGTTCCAGAATGTGCGCGAGCGCCAGGGACTGGTCTACACCATCTTCAGTGAGCTGAACCCCTATCGCGACACCGGCTGCCTCTCGGTCTACGCCGGCACCTCGCGTGAATCCGCCTCCAAGGTGGTGGAGTCCGTCGTGCAGGAGTTCCGCGACCTCAAGTCCAAGCCCATCTCCGACGAGGAGCTGCGCCGCGTCAAAGACCAGCTCAAAGGCAGCCTCATGCTCAGCCTGGAATCGTCCATGTCGCGCATGTCGAACCTCGCGCGCCAGGAGATGTATTTCGACCACTTCTTCAGCCTCGACGAGATCATCCGCCGCGTCGAGCAGGTTAGTCGCGAAGAGCTGCGCGCGCTGGCCGAACGCTACTTCCAGACCGATGCCATCGCCGTGACCGTGCTCGGCAACCTGAACGGCATGAAGATCACCCGCGAGCAGCTCGCCTGCTAGCTCAAAAGTGACAGAAAACGTATTCAACTGTTGACACTTTCTGTCAATCAAACCATCATGCGTCTAAAATTTGGCCACCGGTCGGGCCTCCGGCCCTGTTGCGAATCGCTCACAAGACATTGAAAACGCACGTCCGGAAGCTTAGGCACCACAGTAATCCCCACATTTTCCGCAACTGGCATCCGGCATGCCCCTATAACTGCCAGATGTAAGCCGGGGAAAGCTTACAGTGCGAATTTCAACGAAAGAGGATTCAATGCGGAGACAAAAAGGCTTTTCGCTGATC harbors:
- a CDS encoding pitrilysin family protein; the encoded protein is MSDPQPLTGMTPPPDLCDNGVASSPALPDFRATMVKDARNIRREVLPNGLTILTEEMSHLRSISIGIWVKSGSRHEEPELNGISHFVEHMVFKGTNTRTAEDIARQVDSIGGNMDAFTAKECVCFNIKVLDEHLPVALDVLSDLVLNPVFDTEDISRERGVILEEIKMDEDNPDYLVHEIFTQNFWNGHPLGKPILGTRDTVRRFEHDLLHDYWRQRFYPGNLIIAAAGNLKHQHFADLVRNRFDSLRPGKNGFHETVPQVVPRIIMRNKKSLEQVQICVGVPSDPISHEGRYAGYLLNTMLGGGMSSRLFQNVRERQGLVYTIFSELNPYRDTGCLSVYAGTSRESASKVVESVVQEFRDLKSKPISDEELRRVKDQLKGSLMLSLESSMSRMSNLARQEMYFDHFFSLDEIIRRVEQVSREELRALAERYFQTDAIAVTVLGNLNGMKITREQLAC